The nucleotide sequence CTTTAATCACCACAAAGACGATCCGAAATTTTTCACCGATGCCAAAGCGATAAATATCAATGCCCATTATCTTCGGACCATCCCCATCGAGGAACTTGCCCCCATGGTCAAGCAGGAATTAATCGGCCAGGGATTGTGGGATGACCAATATGACAGCGCAAAAAAAGACTGGTTTCTGAAGACTATTGATATGATCCGTGAACGGTTTCATACCCTTAAAGACTTTGCCGATTCGGGCCGCGCCTTTTTTGCCGATGATTTCGTAATCGACGAAACAGCTTTCAACAAAAACGTCGTCAAGTATCCCGAACTCAAAGAGTGGCTGCCCATGCTTGCCGACCGTTTTGACGCATTGCCGGAGCTCACTACGGTAGAGGCGGAACGGGTTGCCAGAGAATTTGCCGAAGAACTGAATATCAAACCCGGCATTCCCATCAATGCCTGCCGGGCGGTGATCACCGGACAGATCAAGGGGCCGAGCATGTTTGAAATTTTTGAGCACATCGGCAAGGAAAAGGTTGTTGCCCGACTTCGTGATGTGGCAAAGTATTTTAAATAAAGAGACCAGAGATGACTAACGAAACCCCCTCCAAAGATTTTATCCGCACGATCATTGACCAGGACCTGAAATCCGGCAAACATAACGGCAAAGTGGCCACCCGTTTTCCGCCCGAGCCCAACGGTTATCTCCATCTCGGCCATGCAAAATCAATCTGCCTCAACTTCGGCATTGCCCTGGAAAACGAGCACGGCCAATGCAATCTGCGCTTTGACGACACAAACCCCACCAAGGAAGAAGTTGAGTATGTCCAGTCGATAATCGAAGACGTCAGATGGCTTGGATTCGACTGGGAAGACCGGCTGTTCTATGCCTCTGATTATTTTGAAAAACTCTACGAATACGCCATCCACCTCATCAAAACTGGAAAAGCCTACGTCGACGACCTGAGCGCCGAGGAAATCCGCAAACACCGCGGCACCCTCACAGAGACCGGCCAGGAAAGCCCGTACCGTGACCGGCCCATTGAAGAAAACCTTGATCTGTTCGGGCGCATGCGTGCCGGTGAATTTCCCGACGGCACCCGGGTTCTGCGTGCTAAAATTGACATGACATCCGGCAACCTGAACATGCGTGACCCGGTCCTGTACCGAATCCTGCATGCCGAGCATCACCGCACCGGCAGCAACTGGTGCATCTACCCGATGTATGATTATACCCACCCGATTTCAGATGCACTGGAAGGAATCACCCACTCGCTGTGCACCCTGGAGTTTGAAGACCATCGACCGCTCTATGACTGGACCCTGGATACTATTCCGGCGCCCTGTCATCCGCAACAGATTGAATTCGCCCGGCTGAATCTCACTTACACGATTCTCAGCAAGAGAAAACTGATTCAACTGGTAGTTGAGGGACATGTCAACAGCTGGGACGATCCCAGAATGCCGACTATCTCAGGGATCAGACGACGGGGTTATACCCCGGAGTCCATCAGGAATTTCTGTGAAAGGATCGGGGTGGCGAAACGCGACAGTGTGGTGGACGTTGCCCTTCTTGAACACAGCATCCGCGAAGACCTCAATGAAACTGCGCCCCGGGTCATGGGCGTCCTGCAACCCCTCAAGGTGGTCATCGAGAATTATCCGGACAATCAGGTTGAAGAATTCCAGGCGCCGAACCATCCGGCAAAGCCCGAAATGGGTACCCGCGTGGTGCCTTTTTCAAAAACCATTTATATTGAGCAGGATGACTTCATGGAGGAGCCATCCAAGAAATTCTTCCGCCTGGGTCCAGGCAGGGAAGTGCGGCTGCGTTGTGCCTATCTGGTCACATGCCGGGAAATAATCAAGAACCATGACACCAACGAAATTATTGAAATCCGTTGCACATATGACCCTGAAACCCGCGGCGGCTCTGCACCGGACGGCAGAAAAGTCAAAGGGACTATCCACTGGGTT is from Pseudomonadota bacterium and encodes:
- a CDS encoding glutamine--tRNA ligase/YqeY domain fusion protein, with the translated sequence MTNETPSKDFIRTIIDQDLKSGKHNGKVATRFPPEPNGYLHLGHAKSICLNFGIALENEHGQCNLRFDDTNPTKEEVEYVQSIIEDVRWLGFDWEDRLFYASDYFEKLYEYAIHLIKTGKAYVDDLSAEEIRKHRGTLTETGQESPYRDRPIEENLDLFGRMRAGEFPDGTRVLRAKIDMTSGNLNMRDPVLYRILHAEHHRTGSNWCIYPMYDYTHPISDALEGITHSLCTLEFEDHRPLYDWTLDTIPAPCHPQQIEFARLNLTYTILSKRKLIQLVVEGHVNSWDDPRMPTISGIRRRGYTPESIRNFCERIGVAKRDSVVDVALLEHSIREDLNETAPRVMGVLQPLKVVIENYPDNQVEEFQAPNHPAKPEMGTRVVPFSKTIYIEQDDFMEEPSKKFFRLGPGREVRLRCAYLVTCREIIKNHDTNEIIEIRCTYDPETRGGSAPDGRKVKGTIHWVSAQHAVPAEMRLYDRLFTVETPGTDKEKDFKEFLNPDSLDILTNALVEPSLSEAQPGSRYQFERQGYFCVDAKDSREGHLVFNRTVTLRDTWAKVAKKE